In Bacteroidota bacterium, one DNA window encodes the following:
- a CDS encoding T9SS type A sorting domain-containing protein, protein MTNQDGCMGTDTIHITVQPVGVSLPQGYALSISPVPANDRLQVRMDLPTAQFLNVSLTDLAGRILWTSTTDCSKQVKMEVNLGRFANGTYLLEIQGEGVRVSRRVVVMR, encoded by the coding sequence GTGACCAACCAAGACGGATGCATGGGTACGGATACGATTCACATCACTGTTCAACCCGTTGGCGTGAGCCTTCCGCAGGGATATGCGTTGAGCATAAGTCCTGTGCCGGCAAACGACCGCCTGCAAGTGCGCATGGACCTGCCCACTGCGCAGTTCCTGAACGTCAGTCTGACCGACCTTGCGGGCCGCATCCTCTGGACATCAACAACGGACTGCAGCAAGCAAGTCAAGATGGAAGTCAATCTTGGCAGATTCGCCAATGGGACGTATTTGCTTGAGATCCAAGGAGAAGGAGTTCGCGTCAGTCGCCGGGTTGTCGTGATGCGTTGA